A region from the Vicia villosa cultivar HV-30 ecotype Madison, WI linkage group LG3, Vvil1.0, whole genome shotgun sequence genome encodes:
- the LOC131657642 gene encoding uncharacterized protein LOC131657642 encodes MLKKVEINIPFSGTLEKMSIYAKFMKDIISKRRTLDNEPIILTETCSVMLQGMKIPIKCKDHGSVTIPCAIWDTTFQKAFIDLRAGVSLMSVSIYKNFGIGKGQDTRMTIQLADCPIKRPYGIVENVLVKIDKFVFLVDFMILEMPEDEEIPHILGRPFFELLRCMIDLEGGTITLKVYDE; translated from the coding sequence ATGTTAAAAAAGGTAGAGATTAACATTCCTTTCTCTGGAACACTAGAGAAAATGTCAATCTACGCAAAGTTCATGAAAGATATAATCTCCAAAAGGAGAACACTGGATAATGAGCCAATAATTTTGACTGAGACATGTAGTGTTATGTTACAAGGTATGAAAATTCCTATCAAATGCAAAGATCATGGATCAGTTACCATTCCATGTGCTATATGGGATACAACTTTCCAGAAGGCCTTTATTGATTTGAGAGCTGGTGTGAGTCTAATGTCAGTATCTATTTATAAAAACTTTGGCATTGGAAAAGGTCAAGACACTAGAATGACCATACAACTTGCAGATTGTCCGATCAAGCGTCCATATGGCATAGTAGAAAATGTCCTCGTGAAAATAGATAAGTTTGTCTTTCTAGTAGATTTTATGATTTTAGAGATGCCTGAAGATGAGGAAATACCTCACAtccttgggagaccattttttgAGTTATTAAGATGCATGATTGATCTAGAAGGTGGtacaataaccttaaaagtgtaTGATGAATAA
- the LOC131660466 gene encoding translocase of chloroplast 120, chloroplastic-like produces the protein MDNGGGYDEGERKRVDVGVSNESIGGSCELKSFEGVEVFEEEKGLYDQGDAVGSTVSVLPSDSVEGIHDDDYDAEELDSFLEAIGVSDGGVEVSEDEEEVEVIVDEGANDLVNGHSGLSSERFENEDLEYVTPKQNGGVLFENGSTDKVDYDVDGFHTYSGFDEEIRNQGGADAEDLKEGGLNTELRDDKIIEEQCNASGGPYSEIQDDKVHIHPAHGGLEPLDKTVTEMEDETLGTDVVREDRNGEEIGISDCQSIECKDYRNDEDKDSNGEIDSEHQETAGEAGGSAPAVEKRTVIETAGLSENPFVNKIVQSTASGIDEQSIKDYPSKISNEENQGNYENLSSVEEPKKKPENNAENKETNQIAEEQIREPVSSSGKSVAASTPLVRPAGLGSAAPLLEPAARVVQEPRVNYTVSNTQSRKMEDSSVAEAEEYDETREKLQMIRVKFLRLANRLGQTPHNVVVAQVLYRLGLAEQLRGRNGGRVGAFSFDRASAMAEQLESVGQEPLDFSCTIMVLGKTGVGKSATINSIFDEVKFNTNAFHSGTKKVQDVVGTVQGIKVRVIDTPGLLPSWSDQRYNEKILLSVKRFIKKSPPDIVLYLDRLDMQSRDLSDMPLLRTITDVFGPSIWFNAIVGLTHAASAPPEGPNGTPSTYDMFVTQRSHIVQQAIRQAAGDMRLMNPISLVENHSACRINTAGQRVLPNGQVWKPHLLLLSFASKILAEANALLKLQDSTPEKPYMARARMQPLPFLLSSLLQSRPQLKLPEEQFSDEDNLDDLDEPSDSDDETDPDDLPPFKPLTKAQIRNLSRAQKNAYLDEVDYREKLFMKKQLKYEKKQRKMMKEMAKSAKDLPNDYDENLEEESGGAASVPVPMPDMSLPASFDSETPTHRYRFLDSSNQWLVRPVLETHGWDHDVGYEGLNAERLFVLKDKIPFSFSGQVTKDKKDASVQMEMATSVKHGEGKATSLGFDMQSAGKDLAYTLRSETKFCNFRRNKGTAGLSFTLLGDSLSAGIKFEDKFIANKRFQLVIAGGAMTGRDDIAYGGSLEAQLRDKNHPLGRSLSTLGLSVMDWHGDLAVGCNLQSQIPIGRYTNLVARGNLNNRGAGQISIRLNSSEQLQIALIALIPLLKRVFGYSQQLQFGQ, from the coding sequence ATGGATAATGGTGGTGGGTATGATGAAGGGGAGAGGAAGAGGGTTGATGTTGGGGTGTCCAATGAGAGTATAGGAGGGTCTTGTGAGTTGAAGAGTTTTGAAGGAGTGGAGGTTTTCGAGGAGGAAAAGGGTTTATATGATCAGGGGGATGCTGTTGGTTCTACTGTTAGTGTATTGCCTTCGGATTCCGTTGAAGGAAttcatgatgatgattatgatgcggAAGAACTTGATAGTTTTCTAGAGGCAATTGGGGTTTCTGATGGGGGTGTCGAAGTGTCGgaggatgaagaggaagttgaagtGATTGTTGATGAGGGTGCTAATGACTTGGTGAATGGGCACTCTGGTTTGTCGAGTGAGAGGTTTGAAAATGAGGATCTTGAATACGTGACTCCCAAACAAAATGGTGGTGTGCTTTTTGAAAATGGGAGCACGGACAAGGTGGATTATGATGTCGATGGGTTTCATACATATTCTGGATTCGACGAGGAAATAAGAAACCAGGGTGGTGCTGATGCCGAGGATTTGAAAGAGGGTGGGTTGAATACAGAACTCAGAGATGATAAAATAATAGAGGAACAATGTAATGCATCGGGTGGACCTTATAGTGAAATTCAAGATGATAAAGTGCACATACATCCAGCTCACGGGGGTTTAGAGCCTCTTGATAAAACAGTTACTGAAATGGAGGATGAAACCCTTGGCACTGATGTAGTCCGTGAGGATAGAAATGGCGAAGAAATTGGAATATCTGATTGTCAGAGTATTGAATGCAAAGATTATAGGAATGATGAAGATAAGGACTCTAACGGTGAAATAGATTCAGAGCATCAGGAAACAGCTGGTGAAGCAGGAGGATCTGCTCCGGCTGTGGAGAAGAGAACAGTGATTGAAACTGCTGGTCTATCAGAAAATCCCTTTGTCAATAAGATAGTTCAGTCTACTGCGTCTGGAATTGACGAACAAAGTATCAAGGATTACCCGTCTAAGATCTCTAATGAAGAAAACCAAGGAAATTATGAAAACTTATCTTCTGTTGAAGAACCTAAAAAGAAACCAGAGAATAATGCAGAGAACAAGGAAACCAATCAGATTGCTGAAGAACAGATACGTGAGCCTGTTTCCTCATCTGGAAAATCTGTTGCGGCTAGCACCCCTCTTGTTCGTCCTGCTGGCCTTGGGTCTGCAGCTCCGTTATTGGAACCTGCTGCCCGGGTGGTGCAGGAGCCGCGGGTGAACTATACGGTATCTAATACACAGTCCCGAAAAATGGAAGACTCCTCAGTTGCGGAGGCTGAGGAATATGACGAGACTCGAGAAAAACTTCAAATGATTAGGGTGAAGTTTTTGAGGTTAGCTAATAGGCTTGGGCAGACACCCCACAATGTTGTTGTAGCACAAGTTCTATATAGATTAGGACTGGCTGAACAACTCAGAGGGAGGAATGGGGGCCGTGTTGGCGCTTTTAGCTTTGATCGTGCAAGTGCAATGGCCGAGCAGCTTGAATCAGTTGGTCAAGAACCACTTGATTTCTCTTGTACAATAATGGTTCTCGGAAAGACAGGAGTTGGGAAAAGTGCAACTATCAATTCTATCTTTGACGAGGTTAAATTTAATACTAATGCTTTTCATTCAGGAACAAAAAAGGTTCAGGATGTCGTAGGAACAGTACAGGGTATTAAAGTGCGGGTCATTGATACACCAGGACTTCTACCTTCTTGGTCAGACCAGCGATATAATGAGAAGATCCTCCTCTCTGTCAAGCGTTTTATTAAGAAATCTCCACCCGATATTGTGCTGTATCTTGATAGGTTAGATATGCAGAGCCGAGACCTTAGTGATATGCCGCTCTTACGCACAATTACCGACGTTTTTGGACCATCCATATGGTTCAATGCTATCGTGGGTTTAACTCATGCCGCTTCTGCCCCACCGGAAGGCCCTAATGGCACTCCTTCCACTTATGACATGTTTGTCACACAGCGCTCTCATATTGTGCAGCAAGCCATTCGACAGGCAGCTGGTGATATGCGTCTCATGAATCCTATATCATTGGTGGAGAACCACTCTGCATGCAGAATTAATACGGCCGGCCAAAGAGTGTTGCCTAATGGCCAGGTTTGGAAACCTCATCTGTTGCTCTTATCTTTTGCGTCGAAAATCCTGGCTGAAGCAAATGCTCTTCTTAAGTTACAAGACAGTACACCTGAAAAACCTTACATGGCTCGTGCAAGAATGCAACCATTACCGTTTCTTCTGTCTTCCCTACTGCAGTCAAGACCGCAATTAAAGTTGCCTGAGGAGCAATTTAGTGATGAGGACAATCTCGACGATCTTGATGAACCttcagattctgatgatgaaacAGATCCTGATGACTTGCCACCATTTAAACCTTTGACGAAAGCCCAGATCAGAAACCTTTCTAGAGCTCAGAAAAATGCATATCTGGACGAGGTTGACTACCGAGAAAAACTCTTTATGAAGAAACAATTGAAGTATGAAAAAAAGCAACGGAAGATGATGAAGGAAATGGCCAAATCAGCGAAAGACCTGCCAAATGATTATGATGAAAATTTGGAGGAAGAAAGTGGTGGTGCAGCTTCTGTTCCTGTTCCCATGCCAGATATGTCCTTGCCAGCTTCCTTTGATTCTGAGACTCCCACTCACCGGTATCGTTTTCTTGATTCATCCAACCAGTGGCTTGTAAGACCTGTCCTAGAAACTCATGGATGGGATCATGATGTAGGTTATGAAGGCTTAAATGCAGAAAGACTGTTTGTTCTTAAAGACAAGATACCCTTCTCTTTTAGTGGTCAGGTTACCAAGGATAAAAAGGATGCTAGTGTTCAGATGGAAATGGCAACTTCAGTTAAGCATGGAGAAGGGAAAGCAACATCGTTAGGTTTTGATATGCAGAGTGCTGGGAAAGACTTAGCTTATACATTACGTAGCGagacaaaattttgtaattttaggaGAAATAAGGGAACTGCTGGTCTCTCATTTACTCTCTTGGGTGATTCCTTGTCAGCTGGAATTAAATTTGAAGATAAGTTCATTGCTAATAAGCGATTCCAGTTGGTTATTGCTGGTGGTGCAATGACCGGACGTGATGATATTGCTTATGGTGGCAGTTTGGAGGCCCAGTTGAGAGATAAAAATCATCCTCTAGGACGCTCATTATCGACACTCGGGCTCTCCGTCATGGATTGGCATGGAGATCTTGCTGTTGGGTGCAATTTACAATCACAAATTCCCATTGGACGGTATACAAACCTTGTTGCGCGAGGCAATCTGAACAATCGTGGGGCTGGACAAATAAGCATCCGATTAAATAGTTCAGAACAACTTCAAATTGCTTTGATTGCCCTTATTCCTCTACTTAAGAGGGTTTTTGGTTATTCTCAACAACTGCAGTTTGGACAATGA
- the LOC131657640 gene encoding uncharacterized protein LOC131657640: MFALSGSETAVEDRLIISMCFINSTPLISIIDIGVTHSFISLDCVKRLNLMLSDMRGSMVIDTPAMDSVTTSYVCLNCSLSIFCRDLGIDLVCLTLDQHDVILGINFLEYNYVYINYFDKTGIFLETDIERDLFMSSKQRNESVKDVVVLLALMATMDIFNKIEMGDLPMVRDFPEVFPKDVSGLPPEHEMEFMIELVPRTSPISMVPY, translated from the coding sequence ATGTTTGCTCTATCTGGTTCCGAGACTGCTGTCGAGGATAGACTAATCATAAGTATGTGCTTTATTAATAGTACacctttaatttctattattgatATTGGCgtgacacattctttcatttctttggattgcgtTAAGAGATTAAATCTTATGTTGTCTGATATGCGTGGAAGTATGGTCATTGATACTCCTGCTATGGATTCAGTGACTACTTCatatgtgtgtttgaattgttcgTTGAGTATTTTTTGTAGAGACCTTGGGATTGATTTAGTGTGTCTTACCTTAGATCAACATGATGTTATTCTTGGGATAAACTTTTTGGAATATAACTATGTTTATATCAACTATTTTGATAAGACGGGTATATTTCTTGAAACCGATATTGAGAGAGATTTGTTTATGTCTTCCAAGCAAAGGAACGAGTCTGTGAAggatgttgttgtgttgttggcTTTGATGGCAACAATGGATATCTTTAACAAGATAGAGATGGGTGATTTACCAATGGTTCGTGATTTTCCAGAGGTGTTTCCTAAAGATGTTAGTGGTTTACCGCCAGAGCATGAAATGGAGTTTATGATCGAattagttcctagaactagtcCGATATCGATGGTTCCATATTGA
- the LOC131660467 gene encoding translocase of chloroplast 120, chloroplastic-like — protein sequence MDIEGEKKMLDVGVYEESVGRYNELKNSEGDEVFEEAIDPVKHFNDQVDANIGEGDVADTVSALVDEIRDNTDELDNFHEAVEVADASVGVLKDEKEVEVVADRDVLEDRCLESSSDFSGGKEVTDLDTDGSVVFQEARGLVKGNSGLLSGKDENEDLEFMTPKQNGGMLFVNGSTDKMDYDVTEFRTESGSDEDMRNQGADAGYLKDGGLDPNLRDEKIEEQCNASGDTYGEIQNDSYDNAHKHSANMDLEPNGEVFIEMDDEIIGTDISHGDMNGKEMGISDIQKTECKDYGNDETKDDDVGSSSEHLETIGETGVFSPVVDERKVIETAGIPSLSENSLATEMLAVQTTPTNSEEENMNVYRSKISNGESQGNNENSSVVGEPKKILENNTKEKQMTQITEEQNSEFVSSSGKSVATSTPLVHPAGLGSAAPLLKPAPRVVQQSRANHNVSNTQSQKMEDSSTVEAEEYDETREKLQMIRVKFLRLASRFGQTPHNVVVAQVLYRLGLAEQLRGRNGGRVGAFSFDRASAMAEQLESAGQEPLDFSCTIMIIGKTGVGKSATINSIFDEVKFNTDAFNMGTKKVQDVVGTVQGTKVRVIDTPGLLPSWSDQRHNEKILHSVKRFIKKSPPDIVLYLDRIDTPSRDFSDMPLLRTITDIFGPSIWFNAIVGLTHAASAPPDGPNGTPSSYDMFVTQRSHVVQQAIRQAAGDMRLMNPVSLVENHSACRIDTSGQRVLPNGLVWKPHLLLLSFASKVLAEANALLKLQESPPEKHYTARTRGLPLPYLLSSLLQSRPQLKLPEEQFSEEDSLDDVLDEPSDSGDETDPDDLPPFKPLTKAQIRNLSRAQKKAYLDEIEYREKLFMKKQLKDEKKQRKIMKKMEESLKDLPSDYSENAEEESGGAASVPVPMPDMSLPASFDSETPTHRYRFLDSSNQWLVRPVLETHGWDHDVGYEGLNVERLFVVKNKLPLSFSGQVTKDKRDANVQMEIASSAKYGEGKATSLGFDMQTVGKDLAYTLRSETKFCNFRRNKATAGLSFTLLGDALSAGVKVEDKLIANKQFEVVIAGGAMTGRDDVAYGGSLEARLRDKNYPLGRSLSTLGLSVMDWHGDLAVGCNLQSQIPIGRYTNLVARGNLNNRGAGQISIRLNSSEQLQIALIGLIPLLKKIVGYSQQLEFGQ from the coding sequence ATGGATATTGAGGGAGAAAAGAAGATGTTGGACGTTGGGGTGTATGAAGAGAGTGTTGGGAGGTATAATGAGTTGAAGAATTCGGAAGGAGACGAGGTTTTTGAGGAGGCTATAGATCCGGTTAAACATTTCAATGATCAGGTTGATGCTAATATTGGTGAAGGTGATGTTGCTGATACTGTTAGTGCATTGGTTGATGAAATTCGTGATAACACGGATGAACTTGATAACTTTCATGAGGCAGTTGAGGTTGCTGATGCGAGCGTTGGAGTTTTGAAGGATGAAAAGGAAGTTGAAGTGGTTGCTGATCGGGATGTGCTTGAGgatcggtgtttggaaagtagtaGTGATTTTAGTGGTGGAAAGGAAGTAACTGATTTAGACACTGATGGGAGCGTGGTTTTTCAGGAGGCTAGAGGCTTGGTGAAAGGAAACTCTGGTTTGTTGAGTGGGAAGGATGAAAATGAGGATCTTGAATTCATGACTCCTAAACAAAATGGTGGTATGCTTTTTGTAAATGGGAGCACAGACAAAATGGATTATGATGTTACTGAGTTTCGTACAGAATCTGGATCTGATGAGGATATGAGAAACCAGGGTGCTGATGCTGGGTATTTGAAAGATGGTGGCTTGGATCCCAATCTCCGGGATGAAAAAATAGAGGAACAGTGTAATGCTTCCGGTGATACTTATGGTGAAATTCAAAATGATTCATATGATAATGCACACAAACATTCAGCTAACATGGATTTAGAACCTAATGGTGAAGTGTTTATAGAAATGGATGATGAGATAATTGGCACTGATATTAGCCACGGGGATATGAATGGAAAAGAAATGGGAATAtctgatattcagaagactgaaTGCAAAGATTATGGTAATGATGAAACTAAGGATGATGATGTTGGATCAAGTTCAGAGCATCTGGAAACAATTGGTGAAACAGGAGTTTTTTCTCCGGTCGTAGATGAAAGGAAAGTGATTGAAACTGCTGGAATCCCATCCCTATCAGAAAATTCTTTGGCTACTGAGATGCTGGCTGTGCAGACTACTCCAACTAATTCAGAAGAAGAAAACATGAATGTTTACCGGTCTAAGATTTCTAATGGAGAAAGTCAAGGAAATAATGAAAACTCATCTGTTGTTGGGGAACCTAAAAAGATACTTGAGAATaatacaaaagagaaacaaatgaCCCAGATCACCGAAGAACAGAATAGTGAGTTTGTTTCCTCATCTGGAAAGTCTGTTGCTACTAGCACCCCTCTTGTTCATCCTGCTGGCCTTGGATCTGCAGCTCCATTATTGAAACCTGCTCCCCGAGTAGTGCAGCAGTCGCGTGCGAATCATAATGTATCTAATACACAGTCCCAAAAAATGGAAGACTCCTCAACTGTGGAGGCTGAGGAGTATGACGAGACTCGAGAAAAACTTCAAATGATTAGGGTGAAGTTTTTGCGGCTAGCTAGTAGGTTCGGGCAGACTCCCCATAATGTTGTTGTAGCACAAGTTTTGTATAGATTAGGACTGGCTGAACAGCTCAGAGGGAGGAATGGGGGCCGTGTTGGCGCTTTTAGCTTTGATCGTGCAAGTGCAATGGCCGAGCAACTCGAATCAGCGGGTCAAGAACCACTTGATTTCTCTTGTACAATAATGATTATTGGAAAGACAGGAGTTGGAAAAAGTGCAACTATCAATTCTATCTTTGATGAAGTTAAATTTAATACTGATGCTTTTAATATGGGAACAAAAAAGGTTCAGGATGTTGTGGGAACAGTACAGGGCACTAAAGTCCGAGTCATTGATACACCAGGACTTCTACCTTCTTGGTCAGACCAGCGACATAATGAGAAGATCTTGCACTCTGTCAAGCGCTTTATTAAGAAATCACCACCTGATATTGTGCTGTATCTTGATAGAATAGATACACCGAGCCGGGATTTTAGTGATATGCCGCTCTTACGCACGATTACTGACATTTTTGGACCATCCATATGGTTCAATGCTATCGTGGGTTTGACTCATGCAGCATCTGCACCACCTGATGGCCCTAATGGCACTCCTTCCAGTTATGACATGTTTGTCACACAGCGCTCTCATGTTGTGCAGCAAGCTATTCGTCAAGCAGCTGGTGATATGCGCCTCATGAATCCTGTATCTTTGGTGGAGAACCACTCTGCATGCAGAATCGATACATCCGGCCAAAGAGTGTTGCCTAATGGTCTGGTTTGGAAACCACATCTGTTACTCTTATCATTTGCGTCAAAAGTTCTGGCTGAAGCAAATGCTCTTCTTAAGTTACAAGAGAGTCCGCCGGAAAAGCATTACACAGCTCGCACGAGAGGGCTCCCATTACCATATCTTCTATCATCCCTTTTGCAGTCAAGACCGCAATTAAAGTTGCCTGAGGAGCAATTCAGTGAGGAGGACAGTCTCGATGACGTTCTTGATGAGCCATCAGATTCTGGTGATGAAACAGACCCTGATGACTTACCGCCATTTAAACCTTTGACAAAGGCCCAGATCAGAAACCTTTCTAGAGCTCAGAAGAAAGCATATCTGGATGAAATTGAGTACCGAGAAAAGCTTTTTATGAAGAAACAACTAAAGGATGAGAAAAAGCAACGAAAGATAATGAAGAAAATGGAAGAATCGTTAAAAGATCTGCCAAGTGATTATAGTGAAAACGCTGAGGAAGAAAGTGGTGGTGCAGCTTCTGTTCCTGTTCCCATGCCAGATATGTCCTTGCCGGCTTCCTTTGATTCTGAGACTCCCACTCACCGGTATCGTTTTCTTGATTCATCCAACCAGTGGCTTGTAAGACCTGTCCTAGAAACTCATGGTTGGGATCATGATGTGGGTTATGAAGGCTTAAATGTAGAAAGATTGTTTGTTGTTAAAAACAAGTTACCCTTGTCTTTTAGTGGTCAAGTTACCAAGGATAAAAGGGATGCTAATGTTCAGATGGAAATAGCCAGTTCAGCTAAgtatggagaagggaaagcaaCTTCGTTAGGTTTTGATATGCAGACGGTTGGAAAAGACTTAGCTTACACATTACGTAGTGagacaaaattttgtaattttaggaGAAATAAAGCAACTGCGGGTCTCTCATTTACTCTCTTGGGTGATGCATTGTCAGCTGGAGTTAAAGTCGAAGACAAGTTGATTGCTAATAAGCAATTTGAGGTTGTTATTGCTGGCGGTGCAATGACAGGGCGTGATGATGTTGCCTATGGTGGCAGTTTGGAGGCCCGCTTGAGAGATAAAAATTACCCTCTAGGACGCTCTTTATCAACGCTTGGGCTTTCCGTTATGGATTGGCATGGAGATCTTGCTGTTGGATGCAATTTACAATCACAAATTCCCATTGGACGGTATACAAACCTTGTTGCGCGAGGCAATTTGAACAATCGTGGGGCTGGACAGATAAGCATTCGATTAAATAGTTCAGAACAGCTTCAAATTGCTTTGATTGGTCTCATCCCTCTACTTAAGAAGATTGTTGGTTATTCTCAGCAATTGGAGTTTGGACAATGA
- the LOC131657641 gene encoding uncharacterized protein LOC131657641, whose protein sequence is MVARRNDNAITETLTMLAGAIGQAPNMNVGNREEDEFRALKKFQRNNPPIFEGDHEPDKAQAWVKAIEKIFRVMNYGIEVSWALFRDAFLEKYYSGDVCGKKEVEFLELKQGNRIVAEYAVKFQKLIKFCPHYNTANAERYKCLKFVNKNRIYDEDSRDSASHYKYLNDKKGKGQIRGKPYADKGKQKAGYDRKPSGGGAPTLVRC, encoded by the exons ATGGTTGCAAGAAGGAATGATAATGCTATTACTGAGACATTGACGATGTTGGCTGGTGCTATTGGGCAGGCTCCAAATATGAATGTTGGTAACAGAGAGGAGGATGAGTTTCGTGCTTTGAAgaagttccagaggaacaatccgcCAATCTTTGAGGGAGATCATGAACCTGACAAAGCACAAGCATGGGTGAAGGCGATCGAGAAGATCTTTCGGGTCATGAATT ATGGGATTGAGGTTAGTTGGGCTCTTTTCCGAGATGCATTTTTGGAGAAGTATTATTCAGGGGATGTGTGTGGGAAAAAAGAAGTTGAGTTTCTTGAGCTGAAGCAGGgtaatagaattgtcgcagagtATGCTGTAAAGTTTCAGAAGTTGATTAAGTTTTGTCCTCATTACAACACTGCTAATGCTGAGAGGTATAAGTGTCTTAAGTTT GTTAACAAGAATAGGatctatgatgaggatagtagagaTAGTGCTTCTCACTATAAGTATTTGAATGATAAGAAAGGGAAAGGCCAAATCAGAGGAAAGCCATATGCTGATAAAGGGAAACAAAAAGCTGGTTATGACAGGAAGCCGAGTGGGGGAGGAGCTCCTACTCTAGTTAGGTGCTAG